GCTCGCGCGCCAGGCGCTGGTTGCGCGCCGACTTGCTGGTGCGGGCGACCTTGTCGAGGGCCGAGTGCAGCAGGCGGTTCTCGGCGCGGTTTTCAGAAAAGATGTCGTACTCGATCTGGAACAGGTGCTGGCGCCCGGGCGGCGCCAGCATCTGGCGGGCGACGTCCAGGCGGCCGCGCAAAAAACGCTCTTCCGCCTCGATGCGTTCATAATCGCGGCGGATGCCACGGCGCACCACGTTGGCGGCATGCTCCAGAAAGACCGCAACCAGGGCCTCGACCAGCGAGCCCTCGCGCAATCGCAGGCGGGCCTCGGTCGTCTCCAGGAAAGGCAAGTCCCGGACCGCGCCGAGCATCCGCCACAGCAGGTCGCGGGTGCCCGCGATATCCGGCTCTTCATCCGAGATCTTCGGCAGGATCTCGACTTGCGTGCCGTCCGGCGCGCTGATCACCCCGACGAAATTCCTGACCCGCAGCGCCTTCTTGCCCGCGAAGCGCGCGACGTCGATGAAGCGGTCGTCGCGGTCGTCCGAAAACGCCAGGCTCTCAAAGAACTCCCAGGCCGCGGGACTGGCGACGCCGCGCACGTCGGTCGAGCCGGTAGCGTGCTCCCCCTGCACCAGGAGCCCGAACTCACGCAGGCAGAGCTCAGCCATCGCTGTCCGGCGCCGGGGTGTCCGGCGCCGCCTCGCCCGCGGTGTAGATTTGGCGGTAGGTCTCGGCCAGCAGCAGCTTGCCCTCGTTGCGGCGCCAGATGGTCGTTTTTTGGGCAAACCCGAGCTTGTCGGACGACCGGGCCTGGTAGATGCCGGCGTTGCCGAGGACCTTGTCGATCTTTTCCCAGTCCTCGTAAAAATACTCCTCGAGCAGCGGCAGGACGTTGTTGCGGAAAATGCGGGCAAGGTCGGCGATCCGGGCCTGCGGCTCCAGGTGGATGAAGAACGAGTGGCCGATCGTATGCTCGCGGTCGTACAGGTGTTCGATGCGCAGGTTGATTGCGCCGAGCATGCGCGCGATATCGACGCCCTCGACCTTCTTGTGCTTCAGCGCCTCGAGGTCCGGCATCATCTCGATGAAGTCGAAACGGCGGCGCAGGGCCGTATCCACCACCGCGAGCGAGCGATCGGCCGTGTTCATGGTGCCGATCACGTACAGGTTGTCGGGCACGCTGAAGCGCTCGTTCGAATACGGCAGCTGCACCTCGGCCCGCTCGTTGCCGCCGGCCCGCTTGCTGGTCTCGATCAGCGTGATCAGCTCGCCGAAGATGCGCGACATATTACCGCGGTTGATTTCATCGATGATCAGGACATACGGCTTGCCGTTCGGCGCCAGGTCCTCGCCGCCCAGCACCCGGCGCTTGATCTGCTCGTACTCGGGCGGCTCGTCGGCCACGTCCACCTCGCCATGCTCGTCTTCGAGGCCGGCCTGCACCCGTTCCTTGAACTCCAGCAGGCGGTCTAGCACCGCCCAGTACACGGTGGCATTGCTGCTGCCGATAACGCTGCTGATCGCATTGACGGCGCTCTTCTTCCCCAGCGCCGCCCGGTCCGGATAGGCTTCATACAGCGCTTTCAGGCGCTTGCGGCTGACACCATGGCGCAGGGTCCGGTTGGCATGCGTCACCAGGAAGGTGCCGTTGTCGTTGACGCCAGCGATGGCCAGATGGCTGCCGGTGGAACTCATCACCTCGTAGGGCAGGCCGGCCTCCACCTCGGCGATGAAGGCTTCGTGGACGTCGTCGAACTCCGGCGCGCGGCCCGCCGCCGGCCGCACCGGCTGGCGGTACATGGCGGTGATGGCCATGCGCTTGAAGATACCGTCGCGCACCTTGTAGCTCAGCTGGC
This portion of the Telluria beijingensis genome encodes:
- a CDS encoding McrB family protein, giving the protein MLDNYLNGSAKTLFERFPDDDDRTWAAMAIAVLKARYPMADHYTAGGEEFGFIDIRIGRKTEGVTRGQPVFLIRQHRRNGPVSLLASRLVLTSGARAVLERHDAPTQARVEDWLDALGLNDDGRKRLRGSGRSPVDYTLNDRGDPSEDPDATQPAQAQSTAEQGQALNRILYGPPGTGKTYRTTREALSIIEGTPTPAGDHADHRKRFDALRNAGRIAFVTFHQSFSYEDFIEGIRAEAVGGQLSYKVRDGIFKRMAITAMYRQPVRPAAGRAPEFDDVHEAFIAEVEAGLPYEVMSSTGSHLAIAGVNDNGTFLVTHANRTLRHGVSRKRLKALYEAYPDRAALGKKSAVNAISSVIGSSNATVYWAVLDRLLEFKERVQAGLEDEHGEVDVADEPPEYEQIKRRVLGGEDLAPNGKPYVLIIDEINRGNMSRIFGELITLIETSKRAGGNERAEVQLPYSNERFSVPDNLYVIGTMNTADRSLAVVDTALRRRFDFIEMMPDLEALKHKKVEGVDIARMLGAINLRIEHLYDREHTIGHSFFIHLEPQARIADLARIFRNNVLPLLEEYFYEDWEKIDKVLGNAGIYQARSSDKLGFAQKTTIWRRNEGKLLLAETYRQIYTAGEAAPDTPAPDSDG